TCGGGTGAGCAGGTCGGTGCGGGCCGGGTCGCCGACGACGCTGATGACTCCGGCGTTGCCGACGTCGATGATCATCGGCTGGTTGTCGAGGTGGCCCATCCGGTCGATCAGGCGGTGCGCCGCCTGCATGGAGTCCCAGTCGTAGTCGCCCAGCGGATCCATCTTGGGGTCGAGCTCGATCGGGGTGGCCAGCCGTACGGCCCCGTGCCCGATCCGGACCCGCAGGAAGTCGGCGTCGTCCTGGCGTCGTTCCCACACGCGGTGCCGGTTGATGCTGATCGACCAGAGCCGCTGCGGGTCGGGGTTGGCGAGCGCCGCGACGGTCCGCTGGGCCTGGGCGACCTCGCGGGCCTGGTCGCGGGCCAGCGCGAGGTGCCGGCGGTAGCGGACGCGCTGCTTGCGGGCGGTGCGGCCGCTGGTGCTGCGCTGCTGCATCCGCATCGCGATGACCGCGCCTGCGGAGGTCACGAAGAACAGCACACCAATGATGATCAGCGCGGGTTTGCCAAACGTGATCATGTACGCGGACATGCCGACGCTGCTCAAGAGCGGCAGAATCAGCGTCCACGCGGAGTTCGCCTGGTTGTCGGTGGGCGGTTCGGGCGGGCTGGGCAGGGTCACCGTCTGCTCCGGCAGCTGCGGCAACAGCATCCGGGCGGGCCGGTGGAAGGCCAGGCGGCTCATCAGGCTCCTCAGCCTCGGACGTCGAAGTCGACGTCGGTCAGGTCGGCGGCTTCCAGCGTGCTGAGCTGTTCGTCACTGGGGTCGTCGAGGGCGCTGATGCGCCCGGCGTGCTGCTCGGTCATCGCCTGGAAGACCTTGCGCGCGTACCGGCCGTTGCCGAAGCCTTCGCCGCGGTCGATGGTGGCGAAGAACTCGGCCAGTCGGTCCTGGGCGCCGTCGGAGAGCCGATAGTCGTGGTCCTTGGCCTGTTTCGCGACGATCCGTGCCATGTCGACCTCGGAGTAGTCGTCGAAGGTCAGGGTGCGCGAGAACCGGGACGACAGACCCGGGTTGGCGGCGATGAAGTGACGCATCAGGTCGGGGTAGCCGGCCACGATGACGACGACCGCCTCGCGGTGGTCCTCCATGAGCTTGACCAGCGTGGAAATCGCCTCGCGGCCGAAGTCGCTGCCCTGTCCCTCGGGCACCAGCGCGTACGCCTCGTCGATGAACAGCACCCCGCCGAGCGCTCGCTCGAACGCGGCCTGGGTCTTGGGTGCGGTGTGCCCGACGTACTCGCCGACGAGCATGCCGCGGTCGACCTCGACGAGATGGCCGCTGCTGAGCATGCCCAGCGCGGCGAGCAGTTGACCGTAGAGCCGGGCGACGGTCGTCTTGCCGGTGCCGGGGTTGCCGGCGAACACCAGGTGCCGGGACATCGGCGGGGGTGCCAGGCCGGCCTCGCGGCGCCGTTTCACCAGGTGCATCAGTTTGACCATCGTCCCGACGTCCTGCTTGACGCGGGTGAGCCCGATCAGCTCGTCGAGTTGGTCGAGCAGCGGCTGCAGCTCGACGGTGTCGGGCTGCAGGGCGATGCCGGCCGCCGAGGTGGCGACCGTCGCCGAGGCAACGCCCGCCGCCGGAACGGCGACCGAGGGCCAGCGCGCCGCGCCGACCCCCGAGCTGTGACATTCGGTGAAGGTCGCCGACGCCCGGTCGCCCTGGCTGACGTCCTCGTCCGTTTCGCGTACGGCACACCGGTGGAACGCCGGGTCGGCGTCGTCGCCGATGTATATGGCGGGATATCCGGTACGCGAGAACGTCGAGTCGGCGATGCTGCCGTGGGCGCCCGCTCCGAAATAGATGCCGTTCTTCTTCGTGTCGGTGACCGTCAGTCGCCGCACTGACGGGCGCGCGCCGGTCCAGACAGCTATCCCGCTGCCACCGATCTCGGCGACCTCGCAGTCGTCGAGCATCGGTTCGGCGTCGACATCGATGAAGATGCCGGCGGCACCGCAGCCGCGTACGGCGGTGCGCGTGATCGCCGGGGCGGCACCGGCCGCGATCTCCACTCCGGTCTGGGCGATGTCGCGGATGACGCAGTCCTGCAGCAGCGGCCGGTGCGGGGTGTCGACCCGTACACCGGTGTGGCACCTGGCCACGGTCAGCCCGCGCAGCTGGGCGTCGGCGGTCTCGTCGATCTGGATGCCGCCCAGCTCGGCCCGCTCGACCCGGCCGCCGCGCACGTGCAGGATCGCCGCACCGGAGGCGCGCACGCCCAGCTCGGAGGTGCCCTCGACGGTGACGTCGAGCAGGGTGACCGCCGCCGCGCCGGTCAGGTGCACGGCGGTGAACCCGCAGTTGGTCACGGCGCTGTCGCGCATCAGCAGCCGGCTGGCGCCCACCGCGAAGACGCCGTTGGCGGCAGCGGTGCTCAGCGCGCCGCCGGT
This portion of the Micromonospora zamorensis genome encodes:
- a CDS encoding right-handed parallel beta-helix repeat-containing protein; amino-acid sequence: MRPEVAAAKIERVSTRAWSRHRTIGAAVRAAKPGTVVAVAAGTYRECLVLDGTVTVMAENVDGLVELVAAEGPALMVRAGTVTARGLTIRGDVTVTSGHLNLEDSRVAAGSVQLTGRATARLTGCSVDGAEGVAVGVVDGARLDAERLRVTGAAVAATGSAVLTLTDAVLTDTPGVAVRLAGNASAVLTGCDIGGAAEAGIEVRDASVLRLSGSQVHDVGGDGVRVLGNLPGDRAWWATVRPGRADDHEIAEPPEGTGVVVRNCEISRTGAAGLVTGGTSGALLVDTTVNRAGTSGVLATQHSRLGVRNSTVTDSVQTGLALLDDAEVRWTGGALSTAAANGVFAVGASRLLMRDSAVTNCGFTAVHLTGAAAVTLLDVTVEGTSELGVRASGAAILHVRGGRVERAELGGIQIDETADAQLRGLTVARCHTGVRVDTPHRPLLQDCVIRDIAQTGVEIAAGAAPAITRTAVRGCGAAGIFIDVDAEPMLDDCEVAEIGGSGIAVWTGARPSVRRLTVTDTKKNGIYFGAGAHGSIADSTFSRTGYPAIYIGDDADPAFHRCAVRETDEDVSQGDRASATFTECHSSGVGAARWPSVAVPAAGVASATVATSAAGIALQPDTVELQPLLDQLDELIGLTRVKQDVGTMVKLMHLVKRRREAGLAPPPMSRHLVFAGNPGTGKTTVARLYGQLLAALGMLSSGHLVEVDRGMLVGEYVGHTAPKTQAAFERALGGVLFIDEAYALVPEGQGSDFGREAISTLVKLMEDHREAVVVIVAGYPDLMRHFIAANPGLSSRFSRTLTFDDYSEVDMARIVAKQAKDHDYRLSDGAQDRLAEFFATIDRGEGFGNGRYARKVFQAMTEQHAGRISALDDPSDEQLSTLEAADLTDVDFDVRG